ttctttgcatGAAGCACCTGAGCAGCCGTCTGGCCCGCCTGGCAGCTGAGGAGAACTTGTGTCACAGCTTTCAGGCATTCCACTCGTCATACAGCGACACGGGCCTGTTGGGTATTCACTTCGTCACTGATAAGCACCACATTGACGACATGATGCACTGGACCCAGAATGCCTGGTGAAAACTGACACTCGTGCCACGGATCACAGAAAGTGAATAATTCCTTTTAATGTTTCAAAACTTAGTCAAGTTTGCTTCATGCAGGATGAACCTTTGCACCACAGTCACTGAGAGCGATGTAGCTAGAGGCAAGAATACTCTAAAAGCCAGCATGGTGGGACAGCTCAGTGGTATGTAATGCGGCTATTATTGCGTTTAAACTCATACAGAGATAAATCAAATGTGTATCACTTTTAAGGAACAACACCAATTTGTGACGACATCGGCAGACACATTCTGAACTACGGACGCCGTATCCCTCTTGCCGAGTGGGACGCTCGCATCGACGTGAGTCTCTTTGAAATATAGGCGCTTGGCAGCAAAAGCAGTGCGGTCGTGTTGACCACACTTTTACTGAATCTTTTTCAGGCCGTCACCCCAAGGATGGTGCGTGATGTATGCTCTAAATACATCTACGATAAGTGTCCGGCTGTGGCAGCTGTCGGTgagtttttatgtttgttttggaaAGTCCTTTCAATCATACTTTAACATTGATGACTAATGAATCTTCACTTTGGATTGATGAATCTGCTCATTTTCTCCAATCTTTCTGTTAGGCCCCATTGAACAGCTTCCTGACTACAACAGAATGCGCAGTGCCATGTACTGGCTGAGGTTTTAAAATGCATCTGACTTTGCTCCGTGTCTGCTCCTCATCCTTACATTGTGTTGTTCTTTCAAAATGATCGTCCACGCAAACAGCCATCAGTCCACTCTCTCCCGACACTGACCCTCCCCCATCTTGCCAACTATTTTAACCCATGAGGGTGGGAGCAAAGTAGTGTGAGCAGAGATCATGAAATAGTAACCTTGTATTCATCTGCACGACCACAGCAGCTGGCATGGATTTGTGGAGAAGGAGTGGACTTCAAGTAATCTGTTGTAATCATGATTCAGGACATCCTAAATACAACTGTTGTGGAGCAAGAGTATATTTATAATTTCTGTAAGATTTGTTTCTGTCTTCTATTGTACATAACAGAAGCTCTCATTCTGACGAAATTAAAAACCGGAAAACACTGCGTCTTcttgttgtactgtatttagtaaattagtcttgggcatttttttttgtctcctacCTAAATGTACTCTGAGTTGCTCTCACATCCATTATTGCTGCTGTCcgtcttgacattttttgtcctttaattttcatcaccggagaaaaggagttgtGGTTGGATGTTtccctcagttctgaggttgaaGGTTTGCTCTGCAGTTGCCTGCAGCCAATCCAGTGTACCCTCACTCCAAATGAGGACACATGGGTGAATAAATTTCCATCCAAGTACTGATAGGATAAATCTataaaaaagcaattttcatAAAACTTCTAATGGGATATTACAAGGTAAAACTTAATAATCGTGCAATTCTTAATACATGTAAAATAGTCATGTGAGTGTTGAAAACTCTGAAGTTATTCTCactaatatgaaaaaaagtacaatcgTAATTGACTGATTACTAATCCGGTATTTGGATCACCTGAGGAAGACAAAACGCAAGCATGTCTGAGCGGTATTAAATTCAGTTCTCAGtctaaacattttttataatatCACTGTCACAAAGATCTATCTGTAATCACTTTTTGAACAAGTCAAGTGAAAATGTGTAGAATGAGCTGCCTCATGGCAGTCCACTGGtgtccatcccttttctgagctgcttatcctcacgagggtcatgggcgtgctggagcctatccgagctgtcattgggcaggaggtggggtactccctgaacttgttgccagccaatcgcatctTCGTATGtaacgtcacgtgactaaaaaAAGTGTACGTAAAACTGGATTgactgggtgttgggttctgacatcctttgctaatgtctgtGAATTGAAGTTACCCTGTCTGTTTTGCACTGAATTTAGACATtgaattttagccagttgaatttcaaacAGCTAATTATAGCCAGTTGAATCCCGGGAGACTGGAAatgttgcatttgaattttgaaaggattcttttttttttttaatatgccaAATTTGTTaagattgaaaagttaaaaaaatacagctattgaaaatatgatcactttgaaataacaatgtgaattttaaaatgtagtcaaaatatgcatacaaaactacaacaaaataatcagtggcatttttatttcaaatcctagtggcacATATTAACTTCCATACAGACACTGGGAAACGTACATATTTTTATGGGTCACTCATATCCGATATAAGTAGATTCCAACAACAGAAGGGGCAGTGCCGAAATTGTGGCTGTGTTGAATGTGGTGACGTTCcattaaaaacaatgaattgACATGTGGCAACATTTTCAGGTATTGTATTGACGTGGGAGTCACGATGGCAGGAGTCCTTTCTATTGTTGCAAAGAACTCTGCCTAGAGAAAGTGCACATGGCAACTTGTTAAAGAGGAATACGAAGCGCAAGTCACTGGAATCTggaatgtgctttttttgtaatagtaaattttttttgtcaagctgtTTGTCAGTGCCAACATATCTGGAAATGGGAATCACACTAATTCTTCACGGCTCATGCAAGTGACCTGACTTGACTCATTTTCATCACTATGACAACAGGGTCACTGTCAAGCACACTAGCATGGTAAGGTGGGATACAAATTTAAACTTgtcaatctttaaaaaaatatataactttaTACTCTATTGGTTGTTTAACACCAccataaatgtacaaaataattttggactTCACAGTAATATGGGTGCATATGTGAGTATAAATAaagccccgtagctcagtggttagagcactggtttggtaaaccaggggttgtgggttcatatcccactggggcctccactccctgagaagggttgtgtcaggaagggcatccggtgtaaaaattgtgctgaatcctgtggtgaccctgaaacGGATAAGCCCAAAAAAATTTATTCCAtggcagcaaaaataaaaatgcatcaatAGCAGGTTGAGGTTGCACAGAATATCCAAGATTGTGATGAAATTTGAAGAAGTTCAAGGGTATAACTACTTtttcaaggcactgtatgtgAATAGGGTTTGTACCATAAGATACATTTTGATTTACATCACTGAAGCAGATCTACTATGTAGTAAACACGCATACTGACGTATAAGTTCTATGATAAGCTCTGTGACTCAGCTGCGTGGATGATGGGCCAGGATTTGCTTTGAAACAGGcattggggtttgaatgttGACCTCATCTTGTGTTCATGTGAAGTCATGTTGTATCTGTGGCTGCGTTGCGACCGACTGGTACGACTCATGAGCATTTGTAAAGAAGTGGGGTGACATCTGTGCAACCCATGTTTGTTTATCGGTGCCCATCCATGATGACTCCTTTTGCTGCAGGAACCCCGAGGGCCCAGCCATCATAATCATGTTTAACTTGAAGTCATTAGTGAGATAAAGATTACTACAGTGATGGGACGGACTAGAGGTGCTTCAGGAAATGAGGTAGGTCTCGGCCTGACATCTTCCCCCTTGCTGTTTTCCAGgggcctttttcttcttcctacTCTGTTcttactgtcttttttttgttgttgttgctgccttTATGCTCTCTTAATACACTATCTTAGGGATTCGTCATTGGGATGGTGTTATATAAAATGACTCACTGAAATTTGATAAAAGTAGTTCAATTGAAGCTTATGAAACAGAACTAATCTCTGATGAGTTATTTAGCTTTACATTACACAACCCaccaacccccaaaaaatgcaattgctttttttaaaagaagcaacaacatggttcagcagctgctgctgtCAACCTAATGAAGCCTGTAAAATATCCTCTCAGTGTTTGGGATTGTTCCGTCATGTAGAACTGCTTCTTTTAGGGTCAATGATGTAAGCAGCTCCGTTCTGGGGGTGTTATTTGGACCTGGCAGGTGAAGAGGGATGCTTCAACATCGTACTAAAGTCCCAGAATAAAACCGGCACATGCTTCCTCTGTGTTTGCATCAGCCGTTGTCAATCCTGTATAATAATGTTCAAAAAACAATCGAGTCTTATTGTAGCTACAATATCCGAGAAGGATAATACTACAGGCGGAACGGtgtgtcagctggtaaagcgctggcctcacagttctgaggtcgaggttcaaacccggacccgcctgtgtggagtttgcatgttctccccgtgcctgcgtgggttttctccgggcactccggtttcctcccacgccccaaaaacctgcattcatGCATGCgtgagactccaaattgctcattggtgtgattgtgactgcgactgttgtctgtctccatgagccctgcaattagctggcaaaccagttcatggtgtacccagcctcctgcccgatgacagctgagattggctccagcactcctgtgacccttgtgaggataagcagctcagaaaatgaatgaatggaaacaTTCAAAGCATAGAGAGTACAAAGTAACCCtcctttggcagcaataacaATAAGAGGTGTCCGAGTACTAGTAACAGATCAGACGCGCACAATGATCAGCATCAACTATGGACCAAAACTGTTACAAAACTGTTGCAGTTCTGCAGGATTCCTGGGGTATCTGGTGTGATTAACTCTTGAGGTCATGCAACAGGATCGCCATTGACAAGTTACTTAGTTTGGCTTGTTGGTGTTTAATTGGGctgtttttattccattttttgttgttgtatgggTGGCTTGACTAGGAGGACAGTCATATTTTATATTGTCGGCTTAGATTGATGAAGGCTTagttgattttaaaaatctaGTTCCATTTGATGTTGGACTACCTGACAAGGACTTCTTGATTGtcagtgtgatttttttctttcagggtCACGATGACCTGGAGCCTCTCAATCCCACATCAGGCGAcaggcagactacaccttggactggttgccagtcaatccaaGGGCACACAAGACACACACTCACtttgtcactgagtgggaattgaacccatgtTACTGTTTGTAAGTCAGGCGAGTAACCAGCAGACAGAATGAGTGACTCTATAGGTCCATTATACCTTTTTTCAACTTGTTAATGGATTAAGTACGCTGCATTGAAGTTGTCAGCGACTCTggataaataacattttgttggaCTGATAAACTGCTACTCAACatataagaaaatgaatgtgacCACACCAAGGAAAATTGGAAAACATTCATACAAATAATGATCATATCTATGGTCCGTCTTTCAATGCAATCATGTTTGATATGTTGTTCTGCACGATGAATCAAACCAATGGACAAATATGGCAGCAATCATATCTCACTCGGACGTCCTCTATTTTGGCATCAGAGGTTTATTACTACATTTGGATAATGGTACTTTTCTTTGTGTTGTGTGGACTGTCCGTGTCATTATGGGCAGATTATTGTGATTGTGATATTTTTAGATGGGAGAAATACATAGCAATGAGTGTGGAGGAAATGAGATTAAAAGAAGGGAGGGGGAATGCAACAAAGAAAGGGGAACGGCGAAGACGGACAGCAGTGAAGACGGCGGGGTCGTGCAGGACTCTCAGCTACTTGAAGGTCCCGCTGCGTGGCACGCTGGTTGCTCCTGTCCTTGCTCTGAGGAGGAGACAGAAGACATTTTTAGGTGATTATTAAAAAATCAAGAATATTTTCCAGCACAGCAAGTTGAAGTGGCTTTTTTTCAGGTCACCAGCAATCCACTGAGTAAGTAATACTCATGAGTGACACTTTAGGCAGAACATGATTGTTTCTGTTGTACTGTATAATTCTTGCATATTGGAATTCAGAATGTCCAGATGAATGTGCTTTGCAACAATTTCTTAGACTTACTTCATCCCTCATTGCATTCCCTGGCTGGTGGCTTGCAagtgcttttaaaaatgttttgcatcatCTTGCGTGCCTTCCAGCAGAGCTGCGAGCATGAGGACGGTGAGGTTGTGCCTGTGCCTGGCTCTGCTGATGCCTTGCGGGGTCCATGCTCAGAGGAGCAGCTCGACTCTCGCCCAATTCCACAAGGACACAAGGAGAGGCAAGCCGACCGTCGACACTGTGAGTCGTGGCGGCGCGTTGAACTCGTTGCTCCACTCCAAGCAGCGGATGCTTCTGCAGCTGGCGCGAGCCCCGCCGGCGGCCCAGGTGTTAAAGAGAGCCCAGCCGGGGTCTCGCTTTGCCCTGTCGCTTGATGTCCCCACCAGCATTCTAAGTGTCCTCATAGACCTGGCCAAGAACCAGGACTTGAGGACCAAAGCGGCAGCCAATGCTGAACTGATGGCGCGAGTCGGCAAAAGGAAATAGTCTACTAGTGTGGCAGATAAAAAAGATGGAGTTTGAGTGGAAAAACACTTAACACTTTATTACTGACAATCCTAGCTCAGATATAATTAGATATTAGATCTGCCTTTCTACTTGCATCACTTGTTAATACATGCACTTTAATGTCACTTGTAGAAGAGGAAAGAGCTGCACAACTCCACCAATCCTCCGTGGGTCATATTCTTTTATTTCTTGTCTTTTTGCATGTCGTGAATTCAAAAAAAGCTTGTTCAATTAAATGTGATAATAATATTTAATTGTCGCCCACGTCTTATTACTTTACCTCTGCATCGACGAGCTTCAGCTAGCAATTAAAGACAAATGACTCCGTCACCCCCAGCACTGGAGTTGGCCGATAAATACCACAAAGACACAGCCAGGATATTGATCTCAGAAAGAAATGAAAGAGCAGAACTTTCATAAAGGGGAAATTTGTTCACAATGCTTGTTGTGTTTTACACTTCTGGGCTATGCTAACCAAGTCTTTGTGCTTAATCTGCACTGTTATGGAAGGTTATCTCATGGTGTGATTCATTTGGAATCCTGCGCTGAGCATGAACTGCTATTCAACAGAGTGAAATAAACTGTTCCTCTGATTCACACTGGAAATTCGCTCTCGTCTACGCCGGTCATGTCCTTGAGAAAATTAAACCTCATACAGATGTCAGACAAATTCAACTAACAAGCaccgcaaacgccacacaaatCTTTCATGATGGAATTAAGAGCGATATTtacttacaataaaaaaaacaaggtgtgGACAACTAGACAGCATATCTACCTCACCATTCTGAGGacttcaaatccagcctcacctgtgtggagttctctccctgcctgcgtgggttttcttggggtatggataggtttccaattacaccatcttgtgtgtcatcgaggtcagagaacacaggtgatgggtgaagcgtgaagttttttttccatcgttaatttatccgattggtctaagggtgg
This portion of the Syngnathoides biaculeatus isolate LvHL_M chromosome 10, ASM1980259v1, whole genome shotgun sequence genome encodes:
- the LOC133507921 gene encoding urocortin-3-like isoform X2, which gives rise to MRTVRLCLCLALLMPCGVHAQRSSSTLAQFHKDTRRGKPTVDTVSRGGALNSLLHSKQRMLLQLARAPPAAQVLKRAQPGSRFALSLDVPTSILSVLIDLAKNQDLRTKAAANAELMARVGKRK
- the LOC133507921 gene encoding urocortin-3-like isoform X1; translation: MGEIHSNECGGNEIKRREGECNKERGTAKTDSSEDGGVVQDSQLLEGPAAWHAGCSCPCSEEETEDIFRAASMRTVRLCLCLALLMPCGVHAQRSSSTLAQFHKDTRRGKPTVDTVSRGGALNSLLHSKQRMLLQLARAPPAAQVLKRAQPGSRFALSLDVPTSILSVLIDLAKNQDLRTKAAANAELMARVGKRK